A region from the Mesorhizobium sp. J8 genome encodes:
- a CDS encoding branched-chain amino acid ABC transporter permease: MTLETLNLILLGGIVLGALYALMATGLALVWTTLGIFNFAHGTFIALGAYIAWQIASTEASGAGLLAGAAVSIIGMFVIGMLVYYLLIKPFERNPDIVVKSVITTLAGATILENVINLVWGPRNKQLSPLLGGDMSMLGITISRNEMAVVALALVILAALGVFLQRAPLGRAMRAVAQNREAAQLMGIDVERLYAIAFGLSAALAALAGILIGSTRFMNPSMGSDPLMKALIVVIFGGIARFTGPIYAAFIVGLLEAVMTYLVGLYWSPTVLFAIMIVVLVAKPEGLFGRYRKSV; this comes from the coding sequence TTGACCCTTGAGACGCTTAACCTGATCCTGCTTGGCGGCATCGTGCTGGGCGCGCTCTATGCGCTGATGGCGACCGGGCTGGCGCTCGTGTGGACGACGCTCGGCATCTTCAATTTCGCCCACGGCACGTTCATTGCGCTCGGCGCCTATATTGCCTGGCAGATCGCCAGCACCGAGGCCTCGGGCGCCGGCCTGCTGGCCGGGGCGGCGGTCTCCATCATCGGCATGTTCGTCATCGGTATGCTGGTCTACTATCTCCTCATCAAGCCTTTCGAACGAAACCCGGACATCGTGGTGAAATCCGTCATCACCACGCTCGCGGGCGCCACCATCCTGGAAAACGTCATCAATCTCGTCTGGGGGCCGCGCAACAAGCAGCTCTCTCCGCTGCTCGGCGGCGACATGTCGATGCTCGGCATCACCATATCCCGCAACGAGATGGCGGTGGTGGCGCTGGCGCTGGTCATCCTGGCGGCGCTCGGCGTGTTCCTGCAGCGCGCGCCGCTTGGCCGCGCCATGCGCGCCGTGGCGCAGAACCGTGAGGCGGCGCAACTCATGGGCATCGATGTCGAGCGGCTCTACGCGATCGCCTTCGGCCTGTCGGCGGCGCTGGCGGCACTGGCCGGCATCCTGATCGGCTCCACCCGCTTCATGAACCCCTCGATGGGCTCCGACCCGCTGATGAAAGCGCTGATCGTGGTGATCTTCGGCGGCATCGCGCGCTTCACCGGCCCGATCTACGCGGCCTTCATCGTTGGCTTGCTCGAGGCGGTCATGACCTACCTCGTCGGCCTCTACTGGAGCCCGACGGTGCTTTTCGCCATCATGATCGTCGTGCTTGTCGCCAAGCCAGAAGGCCTGTTTGGCCGATACAGGAAATCCGTCTGA
- a CDS encoding sarcosine oxidase subunit delta, translating to MQLFPCPFCGPREESEFHYGGEAGNLRPDGSDVTAERWAGYLHMRDNPKGPAREIWVHLTCGEFFAMSRDSVNHKVSGSSVLGEAEHGR from the coding sequence ATGCAGCTCTTTCCCTGCCCCTTCTGCGGGCCGCGCGAAGAAAGCGAATTCCATTATGGCGGCGAGGCCGGCAATCTGAGGCCAGACGGCAGTGATGTGACCGCCGAGCGCTGGGCCGGTTATCTCCATATGCGCGACAATCCGAAAGGACCGGCCCGCGAGATCTGGGTGCATCTGACCTGCGGCGAGTTCTTCGCGATGAGCCGCGACAGCGTCAATCACAAGGTGTCCGGCTCGTCCGTGCTTGGCGAAGCGGAGCACGGACGATGA
- a CDS encoding ABC transporter ATP-binding protein — protein MTTEPLLSVSDLRVRFRVGGMMSALTGRRTEIEAVSGVGFTLERGQTLALVGESGSGKTTLARAVDGLQPAASGSIRFEGRELRDLPKKDWKPLRCKMSMMFQDPVGSLSPRLSVRSLLAEPFAIHGLSGRSLEAEVERLLALVGLPRDFADRYPHQLSGGQARRVGVARAVALDPVLIIADEPTAGLDVSIQGEVLNLLNDLRDRMGLSMLIITHNLHVVRQIADRMAVMYLGRFVEEGETEAIFRAPHHPYTAALLSANPEPDPDKVHNRIALPAEVPSLLDRPSGCEFHTRCPFAQDICTTQAPTSSAAGSSRLTCHFPLNAGPSAVKATAAS, from the coding sequence ATGACGACAGAACCCCTGCTTTCGGTTTCCGATCTTCGGGTACGCTTCCGCGTCGGCGGCATGATGAGCGCGCTCACCGGCCGGCGGACAGAAATCGAAGCCGTCTCCGGTGTCGGCTTTACGCTGGAGCGCGGCCAGACGCTTGCGCTGGTCGGCGAATCCGGATCGGGCAAGACCACGCTGGCGCGCGCCGTCGACGGCCTGCAGCCGGCCGCGAGCGGCTCGATCCGCTTCGAGGGCCGCGAGTTGCGCGACCTGCCGAAGAAGGACTGGAAGCCGCTCCGGTGCAAGATGTCGATGATGTTCCAGGATCCGGTCGGCTCGCTGTCGCCGCGCCTCAGCGTTCGCTCGCTGCTGGCGGAGCCGTTCGCCATCCACGGCCTGTCCGGCCGCAGCCTCGAAGCCGAGGTGGAGCGCCTGCTCGCCCTTGTCGGACTTCCGCGCGATTTCGCTGATCGCTATCCGCACCAGCTCTCCGGCGGCCAGGCACGTCGTGTCGGCGTCGCAAGAGCCGTGGCTCTGGATCCGGTGCTGATCATCGCCGACGAACCAACAGCCGGGCTCGACGTATCGATCCAGGGCGAGGTGCTCAACCTGCTCAACGACCTGCGCGACCGCATGGGTCTGTCGATGCTCATCATCACGCACAATCTGCACGTCGTGCGCCAGATCGCTGACCGGATGGCGGTGATGTATCTCGGACGATTCGTGGAGGAAGGCGAGACCGAGGCGATTTTCCGGGCGCCGCATCATCCCTACACGGCGGCGCTGCTGTCCGCGAACCCCGAGCCCGATCCGGACAAGGTGCATAACCGCATCGCGCTGCCGGCCGAAGTGCCGTCGCTGCTCGACAGGCCTTCGGGATGCGAGTTCCACACACGCTGCCCGTTCGCGCAAGATATCTGCACGACGCAGGCGCCGACCTCTTCCGCAGCCGGCTCGAGCCGGCTCACCTGTCACTTCCCGCTCAATGCCGGCCCGAGCGCCGTCAAGGCAACCGCTGCAAGCTAA
- a CDS encoding sarcosine oxidase subunit alpha family protein, with amino-acid sequence MSASRLATGGSDIDRDHPLSFTFDGRRVQGFAGDTIASALLASGQAIVGRSFKYHRPRGIWGSGVEEPNALVDVESAAGGVPNARATTVKAVEGTKVRSVNASPTAENDRNAVLDRFARFLPAAFYYKTFMWPDWHLFEPRIRAMAGLGVVDPDWQPRQVSDQVNHHCDVLVVGAGPAGLAAAASAAAAGHSVVLADDRAHPGGSLRHRAGEVDGIEGRAWVEATVARLKDGGQLVLSETTAFGLYDHNLVALNQRHSDGRPDTLWRVRPRRIVLATGAIERPVPFANNDLPGILSADAALSYLRRHGVLVGREIVVATNNDSAYEPASALAAAGASVTVVDCRRDDAAQAKGGIRVLAGRTITAARGRNAVQGVLLDDSTVLAADCVLVSGGWTPTVHLFSQAKGKLAWSDQLAAFIPGETIDGIGVAGAVAGTVSLSEALAGGVAAVGDFGSSSAAPRGTGAEATLGVVSLWPKPKARGRVWIDYQSDVTAKDVELAARENFVSVEHLKRYTTLGMATDQGKTSNLNGLALLADITGRGMAEVGTTTYRPPFTPVPFASLAGARRGSMHAPVRRLPLEANHRAAGAVFQEYGGWLRPAYYGGGEAGASIQDEARRARQSVALFDGSTLGKIEVIGPRAAEFVDFIYYNTMSTLKPGHCRYGFMLSENGVVFDDGVLVRLDEHRFIVSCSSSHVAAVHARLEEWRQDRFGRDAVYIHNATAQYATLTVSGPNARQVVEALDLGAALDDASLPHMAVAAGRFAGDEVRIARVSFTGDRSYEISIRADRAEALWARMRQEGRAFDAVLLGLESLMILRAEKGYIVIGKDTDGTTMPHDLGVAGPRTKRASEFVGRRSLFTEAANSTDRNQLVGLALREGEAPLATGAHGVEKRDGRLRSIGFVTSSYRSPTLGRPVALALIERGAARHGETIDVQHLGVVRRATIVAPCAFDPEGRRLHA; translated from the coding sequence ATGAGCGCTTCCCGTCTCGCAACCGGTGGCAGCGACATCGATCGCGACCATCCGCTGAGCTTCACCTTTGACGGCAGGCGCGTGCAGGGTTTCGCGGGCGACACGATCGCCTCCGCCTTGCTCGCGAGTGGCCAGGCAATCGTCGGCCGTAGCTTCAAATATCATCGCCCGCGCGGCATCTGGGGCTCCGGCGTCGAAGAGCCCAACGCGTTGGTCGATGTCGAGAGCGCGGCGGGCGGCGTGCCGAATGCCCGCGCCACGACCGTAAAAGCCGTGGAAGGCACGAAGGTCAGGAGCGTCAACGCTTCGCCGACGGCCGAGAACGACCGCAACGCCGTTCTGGATCGCTTTGCGCGCTTCCTGCCCGCCGCCTTCTACTACAAGACCTTCATGTGGCCGGACTGGCACCTGTTCGAGCCGCGCATCCGCGCCATGGCAGGACTTGGCGTCGTCGATCCAGACTGGCAGCCGCGTCAGGTCTCGGACCAGGTCAACCATCATTGCGATGTCCTTGTGGTCGGCGCCGGGCCGGCCGGCCTTGCCGCGGCAGCCAGCGCGGCGGCGGCTGGGCACTCGGTCGTGCTGGCCGACGACCGGGCGCATCCCGGCGGGTCGCTGCGCCATCGCGCCGGCGAAGTCGATGGCATCGAGGGTAGGGCGTGGGTCGAGGCGACGGTTGCCAGGCTGAAGGATGGCGGCCAGCTGGTGCTGAGCGAGACGACCGCTTTCGGCCTCTACGACCACAATCTGGTCGCGCTCAACCAACGCCACTCCGACGGCCGGCCGGACACGCTGTGGCGTGTGCGGCCCCGCCGCATCGTGCTTGCGACGGGCGCGATCGAACGGCCCGTGCCGTTCGCCAACAACGACCTGCCCGGAATCCTGTCCGCTGATGCCGCGCTCAGCTATCTGCGCCGGCATGGCGTGCTTGTCGGCCGGGAAATCGTCGTCGCGACCAACAACGACAGCGCCTATGAGCCGGCCTCGGCGTTGGCCGCGGCCGGCGCTTCGGTGACGGTGGTCGACTGCCGGCGCGACGACGCTGCGCAAGCGAAGGGCGGTATTCGCGTCCTGGCGGGTCGTACCATCACGGCGGCGCGCGGTCGCAACGCCGTCCAGGGTGTCCTGCTGGACGATAGCACGGTGCTTGCCGCCGACTGCGTTCTCGTCTCCGGCGGCTGGACACCCACCGTGCACCTGTTCTCGCAGGCGAAAGGCAAGCTCGCCTGGAGCGATCAGCTGGCGGCCTTCATTCCCGGCGAAACCATCGACGGGATCGGCGTCGCCGGCGCCGTGGCCGGCACGGTCTCGCTTTCGGAGGCCTTGGCCGGCGGCGTCGCGGCCGTTGGCGACTTCGGCTCGTCGTCGGCCGCGCCTCGCGGTACGGGAGCGGAAGCAACGCTTGGCGTCGTCAGCCTGTGGCCGAAGCCCAAGGCCAGGGGTCGCGTCTGGATCGACTACCAGAGCGACGTCACCGCCAAGGATGTCGAGCTGGCGGCGCGGGAGAACTTCGTCTCGGTCGAGCACCTGAAGCGCTACACCACGCTCGGCATGGCGACCGACCAGGGCAAGACCTCGAACTTGAATGGGTTAGCGCTGCTGGCGGACATCACCGGGCGCGGCATGGCGGAAGTCGGCACCACGACCTACCGGCCGCCCTTCACGCCTGTCCCGTTCGCCAGCCTTGCGGGAGCGCGCCGGGGCAGCATGCACGCTCCGGTCCGCCGTCTGCCGCTGGAGGCAAACCATCGCGCCGCAGGCGCCGTGTTCCAGGAATATGGCGGATGGCTGAGGCCTGCCTACTATGGTGGCGGTGAAGCCGGTGCCTCGATCCAGGACGAGGCGCGGCGGGCCCGGCAATCCGTGGCGCTCTTCGACGGCTCGACGCTGGGCAAGATCGAGGTGATCGGCCCGCGCGCGGCCGAGTTTGTCGACTTCATCTATTACAACACCATGTCGACCCTGAAGCCGGGCCATTGCCGCTACGGCTTCATGCTGTCTGAAAATGGCGTCGTCTTCGATGACGGCGTCCTGGTTCGTCTCGACGAGCATCGCTTCATCGTCTCCTGCTCGTCCTCGCATGTCGCCGCGGTCCACGCGCGCCTCGAGGAGTGGCGGCAGGACCGCTTTGGCCGCGATGCGGTCTATATCCACAACGCCACCGCGCAATACGCCACCTTGACGGTGTCGGGTCCGAATGCGCGCCAGGTCGTCGAAGCGCTCGATCTGGGCGCGGCACTGGATGACGCCAGCCTGCCGCACATGGCGGTCGCCGCTGGCCGCTTTGCCGGAGACGAGGTGCGCATCGCGCGTGTCTCCTTCACCGGCGACCGCAGCTACGAGATCTCAATCCGAGCCGATCGGGCGGAGGCGCTCTGGGCAAGGATGCGGCAGGAGGGCCGCGCCTTCGACGCCGTGCTGCTTGGGCTCGAATCGCTGATGATCCTGCGCGCCGAGAAGGGCTACATCGTCATCGGCAAGGACACCGACGGAACCACAATGCCGCACGATCTCGGCGTCGCCGGACCGCGGACCAAACGCGCCAGCGAGTTCGTCGGCCGGCGCTCGCTTTTCACGGAAGCGGCAAACAGCACGGACCGCAATCAGCTCGTCGGCCTTGCGCTGCGCGAAGGCGAGGCGCCGCTGGCGACCGGCGCGCATGGCGTCGAGAAGCGCGACGGCCGGCTCAGAAGCATCGGCTTCGTCACCTCCAGCTACCGGAGCCCGACCCTGGGACGCCCGGTTGCGCTCGCGCTCATCGAGCGGGGAGCGGCGCGGCACGGCGAAACCATCGACGTTCAACACCTGGGTGTCGTGCGGCGGGCGACGATTGTCGCGCCCTGCGCCTTCGATCCGGAGGGGAGGCGGCTCCATGCGTAA
- a CDS encoding TetR/AcrR family transcriptional regulator, whose protein sequence is MLSDSNADEVVRRSGLIGNTKVTREDWMSLALETLISEGVEAVRVLALGQKLNVSRSSFYWYFESRQDLLDQLLDYWRNNNTRFIVEQAGRPATSITQAVLNVFECWLDEKLFNPRLDFAVRAWSRQSAEVHRIVNEEDDTRVDAIRAMFSRHGYAETEAFVRARVLYFTQIGYYSLEIVEPVSNRLFLTPAYLLTHTGKEPRAGEVEAFAEKMLLKSPG, encoded by the coding sequence ATGCTCTCCGATTCCAATGCTGATGAAGTCGTGCGGCGGTCCGGTCTGATCGGCAACACCAAGGTGACGCGCGAGGACTGGATGAGCCTCGCGCTGGAGACGTTGATCTCCGAGGGCGTGGAAGCCGTGCGCGTGCTTGCGCTCGGGCAGAAGCTGAACGTCTCGCGTTCCAGTTTCTACTGGTACTTCGAGAGCCGCCAGGACCTGCTCGACCAATTGCTGGACTACTGGCGCAACAACAACACCCGTTTCATCGTCGAGCAGGCCGGACGGCCGGCCACGTCGATCACGCAGGCGGTGCTCAATGTCTTCGAGTGCTGGCTGGATGAGAAGCTGTTCAATCCGCGGCTGGATTTCGCCGTGCGCGCCTGGTCGCGCCAGTCCGCCGAAGTGCATCGGATCGTCAACGAGGAAGACGACACGCGGGTCGACGCCATACGGGCGATGTTCTCACGGCACGGTTATGCCGAGACGGAAGCGTTCGTGCGGGCGCGCGTGCTCTATTTCACGCAGATCGGCTATTACTCGCTCGAGATCGTCGAGCCGGTAAGCAACCGTCTTTTCTTGACCCCGGCCTACCTGCTCACGCATACCGGCAAGGAACCTCGCGCAGGGGAGGTCGAGGCCTTCGCCGAAAAGATGCTGCTGAAAAGCCCCGGCTGA
- a CDS encoding sarcosine oxidase subunit beta family protein, whose product MTRQYSALSLFKEGIAGQTGWEKAWRSPDPKPRYDAIIIGGGGHGLATAYYLAKNHGVTNVALLEKGWIGGGNTGRNTTVVRSNYFYPESAAIYGLAHSLYKTLSTDLNYNVMFSARGILTLAHSEAGMETAARSVNAIQVNGIDCELFSVEDVRRVVPIYNFSPDTRFPVYGGTWQPSGGTARHDAVAWGYARAASRLGVDIIQNCEITDFIIENGRCRGVVTSRGAIRAERTGMAVAGHSSVLAAKAGFRLPVNSYALQACVSEPVKPIIDTVVISPDTGVYVSQSDKGELVIGGALDRIPSYGQRGNLPVLEGVIAGMLEMFPIFGQLKMMRQWAGIVDVVPDSSPIIGESPLPGLFLNCGWGTGGFKAIPAGGTLLAHLLATGRHHDISRPFDLDRFARGRLIDEAAGSGIAH is encoded by the coding sequence ATGACGAGGCAGTACTCGGCGCTTTCGCTCTTCAAGGAAGGCATCGCCGGCCAGACCGGCTGGGAAAAGGCCTGGCGCTCTCCCGACCCGAAACCGCGCTACGACGCGATCATCATCGGCGGCGGTGGGCACGGGCTTGCCACCGCCTATTACCTGGCGAAGAATCACGGCGTCACCAATGTCGCGCTGCTCGAGAAGGGCTGGATCGGCGGCGGCAATACCGGCCGCAACACCACGGTGGTGCGGTCGAACTACTTCTACCCTGAAAGCGCGGCGATCTACGGGCTGGCTCACAGCCTCTACAAGACGTTGTCGACGGACCTGAACTACAATGTGATGTTTTCGGCGCGCGGCATCCTCACCCTCGCGCACAGCGAAGCGGGAATGGAAACCGCCGCGCGGTCGGTCAACGCCATCCAGGTCAACGGCATCGACTGCGAACTGTTCTCGGTCGAGGATGTGCGGCGCGTCGTGCCGATCTACAATTTCAGCCCGGACACACGCTTCCCCGTCTATGGCGGCACCTGGCAGCCGAGCGGCGGCACCGCCCGCCACGACGCCGTCGCCTGGGGCTATGCGCGTGCGGCGAGCCGTCTCGGCGTCGACATCATCCAGAACTGCGAGATCACCGACTTCATCATCGAGAACGGGCGCTGCCGCGGCGTCGTCACCTCGCGCGGCGCTATCCGGGCCGAGCGTACGGGCATGGCGGTCGCCGGTCATTCGTCGGTGCTGGCGGCGAAAGCCGGTTTCCGGCTGCCGGTCAATTCCTACGCGCTGCAGGCCTGCGTGTCCGAACCGGTCAAGCCGATCATCGACACGGTGGTGATCTCGCCGGACACGGGCGTCTATGTCAGCCAGTCGGATAAGGGTGAACTGGTGATCGGCGGCGCGCTTGACCGCATCCCGTCCTACGGCCAGCGCGGCAACCTGCCGGTGCTGGAAGGCGTAATCGCCGGCATGCTCGAGATGTTCCCGATCTTCGGCCAGTTGAAGATGATGCGGCAATGGGCCGGCATCGTCGACGTCGTCCCGGATTCTTCGCCCATCATCGGCGAGTCGCCGCTGCCCGGCCTGTTCCTCAACTGCGGCTGGGGCACGGGCGGCTTCAAGGCGATTCCCGCCGGCGGCACGCTGCTTGCCCATCTGCTTGCCACCGGCAGGCATCACGACATCAGCCGTCCCTTCGATCTCGACCGCTTCGCCCGCGGCCGTCTGATCGACGAGGCCGCCGGCTCCGGCATTGCCCATTGA
- a CDS encoding CocE/NonD family hydrolase, which produces MKDIRVVTDFPRKVREIENLWIPMPDGVKLAARIWLPQDAEADPVPAILEYLPYRKRDGTVERDALTHPYFAGHGYAGVRVDMRGTGDSEGVCKGEYLKQEQDDCLAVIEWLAKQPWCSGAVGMIGISWGGFNGLQVAARRPPALKAVISLCSTDDRYNDDVHYLGGAQMCDNLMWGTTAWAIAMTPPDPLIVGDRWRELWEGRLEGNGIWMQDWFEHQRRDDFYKHGSICEDYADVEIPVYAVGGWADGYPNPIFRMLEHLPGIRKGLIGPWGHKYPHFAMPGPRMGFLQECLRWWDQYLKGIDTGIADEPMLRAWMQEPAAPAAIYDERPGRWVAEPSWPGPGVGEYTLALSPGKLAEDAGSDDVLTIRSPSTAGLSSGAWCGYGVLPTLPVDQRMEAGNALVFETEPLKEAVEILGFPEFEVKLASDKPVALISATLSLVLEDGAASRVSYGILNLTHRHDDLDLKPMTPGEAETVRLKLRCCGQRFEKGQRIRLAIATGHWPIVFPGPENATLSIHCAGSRLILPVRKPQPLDKTLPEFKGPESATPMAQEVIKAGEPFRREVTTDQITGESTYTIVSDAGTVHHPHTGMTLSQRQTEIFTVHPDDPNSARGTVTWDKTYSRGDWNARVSVSATVRALRDVWRMETHLVARAGDEVVVDREEVKEFPRDLN; this is translated from the coding sequence ATGAAAGACATCCGCGTGGTCACCGATTTCCCGCGCAAGGTCCGCGAGATCGAGAACCTGTGGATCCCGATGCCGGACGGCGTGAAGCTCGCCGCGCGCATCTGGCTACCACAGGACGCCGAAGCCGATCCGGTGCCGGCCATCCTCGAATACCTGCCCTACCGCAAGCGCGACGGAACGGTGGAGCGCGATGCGCTCACCCATCCTTATTTCGCCGGCCACGGCTATGCCGGCGTGCGTGTCGACATGCGCGGCACCGGCGACAGCGAAGGCGTCTGCAAGGGCGAATATCTGAAGCAGGAACAGGACGATTGTCTCGCCGTCATCGAATGGCTGGCGAAGCAGCCCTGGTGCTCGGGCGCGGTCGGCATGATCGGCATCAGCTGGGGCGGCTTCAACGGGCTCCAGGTTGCCGCCCGCCGCCCGCCGGCGCTGAAGGCGGTGATCTCGCTCTGCTCCACCGACGACCGTTACAACGACGACGTCCACTATCTCGGCGGCGCGCAGATGTGCGACAATCTGATGTGGGGCACGACCGCCTGGGCGATCGCCATGACGCCGCCCGATCCGCTGATCGTCGGCGACCGTTGGCGCGAGCTGTGGGAGGGGCGCCTCGAAGGCAACGGCATCTGGATGCAGGACTGGTTCGAGCACCAGCGCCGCGACGACTTCTACAAGCACGGCTCGATCTGCGAGGATTACGCGGACGTCGAGATCCCGGTCTATGCGGTCGGCGGCTGGGCGGACGGTTATCCGAACCCGATCTTCCGTATGCTTGAACATCTGCCGGGTATCCGCAAGGGACTGATCGGCCCGTGGGGCCACAAATACCCGCACTTCGCCATGCCCGGGCCGCGCATGGGCTTCCTCCAGGAATGCCTGCGCTGGTGGGACCAGTATCTCAAGGGCATCGACACAGGCATCGCCGACGAACCTATGCTGCGCGCCTGGATGCAGGAACCGGCGGCACCGGCCGCGATCTATGACGAGCGTCCCGGGCGCTGGGTGGCCGAGCCGTCCTGGCCGGGACCTGGCGTCGGCGAATATACGCTCGCGCTCTCGCCCGGCAAACTTGCCGAGGACGCCGGCAGCGACGACGTGCTGACGATCCGCTCGCCCTCCACGGCGGGGCTCTCGTCCGGCGCGTGGTGTGGCTACGGCGTGCTGCCGACCTTGCCGGTCGACCAGCGCATGGAAGCCGGCAATGCGCTCGTCTTCGAGACCGAGCCGCTGAAGGAAGCCGTGGAGATCCTCGGCTTCCCGGAATTCGAGGTGAAGCTCGCCTCGGACAAACCGGTCGCGCTGATCTCGGCGACCCTGTCATTGGTGCTGGAAGACGGTGCCGCCTCGCGCGTCAGCTACGGCATCCTCAATCTCACCCACAGGCATGACGATCTCGATCTCAAGCCGATGACACCGGGCGAGGCCGAGACGGTGCGCCTCAAATTGCGCTGCTGCGGCCAGCGCTTCGAGAAGGGCCAGCGCATCCGGCTCGCCATCGCCACCGGGCATTGGCCGATCGTCTTCCCGGGACCGGAGAACGCGACGCTGTCGATCCATTGTGCCGGAAGCAGGCTGATCCTGCCGGTGCGCAAGCCGCAGCCGCTCGACAAGACGCTCCCGGAATTCAAGGGACCGGAAAGCGCCACGCCGATGGCTCAGGAGGTGATCAAGGCGGGCGAGCCTTTCCGGCGCGAGGTAACCACGGACCAGATCACCGGGGAATCCACCTACACGATCGTCAGCGACGCGGGAACGGTGCACCATCCCCACACCGGCATGACCCTGTCGCAGCGACAGACCGAGATCTTCACCGTCCATCCGGACGATCCGAACTCTGCGCGCGGAACCGTGACCTGGGACAAGACCTATTCGCGCGGCGACTGGAACGCTCGCGTTTCGGTATCCGCCACGGTGCGTGCGTTGCGCGATGTCTGGCGCATGGAAACGCATCTCGTCGCGCGCGCCGGTGATGAGGTCGTGGTCGATCGCGAGGAGGTCAAGGAATTTCCACGAGACCTGAATTGA
- a CDS encoding alpha/beta fold hydrolase — protein MRYSPSFARSSGLIPVLIVLAVLALVPLLSSSMYLRHLLVLAFVFGIVASSWDLSLGYGGLFNFAHVALFTIGTYAFGLVGQTLGLSPWLGIAFAGIAAGLVAALITLPILRLSGIYIILVTIAASQVLYQIIISQSDITGGTSGMVSLPALELFGYRFNRGGKVGYYYLALLMLVASTIILYKITRSRFGRAIVAMRDHKYYAISRGMSETRTRLFTLTVSAALSGVAGGFYGSYMRVASPDNFGLGLLGLLLSMLLLGGAGTIWGPILAAFFVTMVSEVFAAYGAWRNIIMSLLLIVILIFYPGGLWALLQTLREALDVARSQTTARLRRRFGLAQREAMTGARETMVATRHGRIAVADTGGDKPALLLVHGNSSAKEVFANQFKALRDRYRVISFDLPGHGVSDNADPEKDYSVEAFADVAEDVLKALGAANPFVFGWSLGGYIAIELAARGYPVRALAISGTPPLRVVPEDVGRAYDATSHFVLASKTFLSPAESRDFAASTTGPKTAETLHFHRAVRRTDGRARAYTLGKLQIVDWPRQMRFLRSSAVPFAILNGSDDPFLNHQYFRELKLEQWTGEPDDIQGGKHAPFLLKPAIFNEKLAAFLQAAEATSRHGADAVA, from the coding sequence ATGCGGTACAGCCCGTCCTTCGCCCGCAGTTCCGGGCTGATCCCGGTCCTGATCGTCCTGGCCGTGCTTGCGCTCGTGCCGCTGCTTTCATCGAGCATGTATCTGCGGCATCTCCTGGTGCTGGCCTTCGTGTTCGGCATCGTCGCCTCGAGCTGGGACCTTAGCCTTGGGTATGGCGGCCTGTTCAATTTCGCCCATGTCGCGCTCTTTACCATTGGCACCTATGCGTTCGGACTCGTCGGCCAGACCCTCGGCCTGTCGCCATGGCTGGGCATAGCCTTCGCCGGTATCGCCGCGGGGCTTGTCGCGGCTCTCATAACGCTGCCCATCCTGAGGCTTTCAGGCATCTACATCATCCTGGTGACCATCGCCGCCTCACAGGTGCTCTACCAGATCATCATCAGCCAATCCGACATAACCGGCGGCACGTCGGGCATGGTGAGCCTGCCGGCGCTCGAGCTCTTCGGCTACCGCTTCAACCGCGGCGGCAAGGTCGGTTATTATTACCTGGCCCTGCTGATGCTGGTGGCCTCCACCATCATCCTCTACAAGATCACCCGCTCGCGTTTCGGCCGCGCCATCGTGGCCATGCGCGACCACAAATATTACGCCATCTCGCGCGGCATGTCCGAAACGCGCACCCGGCTGTTCACGCTGACGGTGAGCGCGGCGCTGAGCGGCGTGGCCGGCGGCTTCTACGGCTCCTACATGCGGGTTGCCTCTCCCGACAATTTCGGCCTCGGGCTGCTCGGCCTGCTGCTCTCGATGCTTTTGCTCGGCGGCGCCGGAACGATCTGGGGCCCTATCCTTGCGGCCTTCTTCGTGACCATGGTGTCGGAGGTCTTCGCCGCCTACGGCGCCTGGCGCAACATCATCATGTCGCTGTTGCTGATCGTCATCCTGATCTTCTATCCGGGCGGGCTGTGGGCATTGCTGCAGACGCTTCGCGAAGCGCTCGACGTGGCGCGCTCGCAGACGACGGCCAGGCTGCGCCGCCGCTTCGGTCTCGCCCAACGTGAAGCGATGACCGGAGCGCGTGAGACGATGGTCGCCACCCGCCATGGCAGGATCGCCGTTGCGGACACCGGCGGCGACAAGCCGGCGCTTCTCCTCGTCCACGGCAACTCCTCCGCCAAGGAGGTGTTCGCCAACCAGTTCAAGGCGCTCCGCGACCGCTATCGGGTCATCTCCTTCGACCTGCCGGGCCATGGCGTGTCCGACAATGCCGATCCGGAAAAGGACTATAGCGTCGAGGCCTTCGCCGACGTCGCCGAAGACGTGCTGAAGGCGCTCGGCGCGGCAAACCCTTTTGTGTTCGGATGGTCGCTGGGCGGGTATATCGCCATCGAGCTCGCGGCCCGCGGCTATCCCGTGCGGGCGCTTGCCATTTCGGGCACGCCGCCGCTCAGGGTCGTTCCGGAAGATGTCGGCCGCGCCTATGACGCGACCAGCCATTTCGTTCTTGCGAGCAAGACCTTCCTGTCGCCGGCCGAGAGCCGCGACTTCGCCGCTTCGACGACCGGCCCGAAGACGGCGGAGACGCTTCACTTCCACCGAGCCGTGCGAAGGACCGACGGGCGCGCCCGCGCCTACACGCTGGGCAAGCTCCAGATCGTCGACTGGCCGCGACAGATGCGGTTCCTGCGTTCGAGTGCGGTGCCGTTCGCCATCCTGAACGGCTCGGACGATCCGTTCCTGAACCATCAGTATTTCCGGGAATTGAAGCTTGAGCAGTGGACCGGCGAGCCGGACGACATCCAAGGCGGCAAGCACGCGCCCTTCCTGCTGAAGCCGGCGATCTTCAACGAAAAGCTCGCCGCTTTCCTGCAGGCCGCCGAAGCAACAAGCCGGCATGGCGCCGACGCGGTCGCCTGA